The DNA sequence TAGGAGAGACGGGTCATGACGCAGGCGATCGTGGTCGGCACAGCAGCATTCGCAACGATGGTGGCAGCAGCAGGCGGCGTCCTCTGGTTCACCGCCCGGGGCCGCCGTCACCCGGATGCCGGTGAGTTCGATCACAGCCGCTAACGAAGGGCATGATCAGCGCGCTGAGCAGGGCGGAAGCATCGATTTCGACCCTGGGAAACGCCATGAACAGCACCGCCGCCCTCACCCCCGCGCAGCGCGCCTGGATCAACGCCCTCGCCCCCGCGGTGGTGCTGATCGCGATTGCCCTGATGGGCCTGCTCGGCTGAGTACGTTCGCGCCGTCGCTCTGATCATCGGAGCGACGGCGTCTTTCATCCGACCCGGATCTGGTCCGGCGCTGGGAACGCGGCCGGGGGCTCGTCTTCGACGGTCCAGTACTCGAGGCAGGAAAGCCGGCCTTCGTCGACGAACACGATGAGCCCGCCATCCGGCACGTCGGCTTCGACCGCAGCCCGCTCCGTGATTTCGGCCGTCGGCGTGGCGTCGTCGACCACGAGGCAGACGGTCGGGCACCCGCAGCCGCAGCTCCCGCTCACCTGCGCGGTGGCGGCTTGCACTCGCAGTTCGACCGCGCCGGGGAAGTCACCGGCGAGTAGGACGTCGAGGACCGCGCGCTCGTCCGGGGTCAGCGAACGATTCAAGTGTCCTCCATCTACTCATCAGCCTTCGTGGAATTGCCACGAACTTAGTACTTGGGCCATTCGCTCACGCCCAGTAATCTCGTGGATGTGGATCGTGAGGGGAGTGCCGCAGAAGCCAGGTTGGCCGTCCTCGCGCAGCAGATCTGGCACGGCAGCCGCGAGCCAGGCGACTTCATGGACGCGTTCGCGAGCACGGTGGTGTACGCGCAGCGGCCGGAGTCACCCGCTCTACTGGTGACCGACCTCGGGGAGCGGGGCCGGTGGATGGTCGTGTTCACCACTGTCGAGAGGCTGGCCGCGCACGCGGGCGAATGCGACTGCTTCACCACGACGGGGGCGGATCTTCTGGAACTGGTACCGCCGGGTGTGGGTCTGATGGTCGACCCCGACGATACGCACCGGTTCCCCGTGCTGTCGCGGATGGCACCACCTGAGGTGATCGCACGAGCATGGGTTCAGGCCGACCGGCGGCGACATCGGACGGCGTAATCACCTGACGCGAGCCACGGGGTGCGGAGCGGTGGATGGTCCAGGCTTCCACGTCGACGTCGACGTGCTGGAGAGTGCGTCGAAGAACATGAGCGCAGTAGTGCACGACCAGAGCAGTTTCGAGTTACGCGGGTTGTGCGGTGAGTCCCGGCTGTACGGCCATAACGGTGTTCACGAGGCCCTGGCGGAGCTGTGCGCGAGGTGGAGCGTCGGACTGGATGCGCTGTCCGACCGGGCCGGTGATCTCGGCGACCTGCTGGGCCAGGCCGCCGCTGCCTACCGCGCGGTCGAGCACGACAACACCGCGTCCTTGAAGTCCGATCCCGGTTGGGGCGCGGTCACGCCCGACGAGCCCACGATCGGTGGCGTGTGATGGCAGAGCTCGGCCAGACCGACGATCCGAAGTCCTTGGTGCCCGGCGACCCGCCGGCGGTGTTCGAGAACGCCCGGGTGCTATACGAGCGCGCCAAGACGGCACACGCCGTCGGCGAGGCGCTCAAGCGGATCGACACCGGAGCATGGCAGGGACCGGCCGCGAACAAGTTTCACGAGGATCATCAAACCGAAGTACCCCGCTGGGGCCAGGCCGGCGACTCCTTGGACAACGCCGCCTCGGCGCTGACCGACTTCGCGAACTGCCTGTCCTGGGCACAAGGGCAGGCAGCGGAAGCCATCGCGCGGTGGGAAGAGGGTGACAACGCCACGCGGCAAGCCAGAGCCGATCACGACCGTGCCACCGCCGATGCCGAAGCCGAAACCAGGGCCAACGCACAAAGGGGCGATCCGACCGTGGTGCAGGCACCGCCGTTCGTCGATCCGGGCGAGCCCCAGCGTCAGGCTGCCCGGGACATCCTTGGCCGCGCCCGTCAGCAGCTGGCGAACGTCGGCGGCCTGACAGCCGATGCCTTGCGCTACGAGGGAGCCGCAGCGCCACAAGACTCGCGAAAGCAGGCTGACGCGAACTTTTTCGGCGGTATTTGGGACAGCATCAAGGGCGCCGGAGAAGGCCTGTACCAGGTTCTCGCCGATCCGGCGGAAGTGGTCGCGGCGATGGCGCACAACATCGCGCACCCGGTCGACACCTTCAAGGAGATGGTCGCTTGGGACGACTGGGCGAATGGGCACGGCGACCGCGCCTTGGGCAAGATCACCGGCAACGCGCTGGTCGGGTTCAGTGCGTTCGGCCTGGGAAAGGTGATCAAAGGTTCGCCTCGGCACGGCGAGC is a window from the Amycolatopsis sp. cg9 genome containing:
- a CDS encoding SseB family protein, whose product is MAVLAQQIWHGSREPGDFMDAFASTVVYAQRPESPALLVTDLGERGRWMVVFTTVERLAAHAGECDCFTTTGADLLELVPPGVGLMVDPDDTHRFPVLSRMAPPEVIARAWVQADRRRHRTA
- a CDS encoding putative T7SS-secreted protein, giving the protein MAELGQTDDPKSLVPGDPPAVFENARVLYERAKTAHAVGEALKRIDTGAWQGPAANKFHEDHQTEVPRWGQAGDSLDNAASALTDFANCLSWAQGQAAEAIARWEEGDNATRQARADHDRATADAEAETRANAQRGDPTVVQAPPFVDPGEPQRQAARDILGRARQQLANVGGLTADALRYEGAAAPQDSRKQADANFFGGIWDSIKGAGEGLYQVLADPAEVVAAMAHNIAHPVDTFKEMVAWDDWANGHGDRALGKITGNALVGFSAFGLGKVIKGSPRHGEHEPDSENGLPREGGSPDAPTSFAPADVSRVKEHLSRPGLDHFGPNDVMLDRIGKALAEGKPLSEAQTNFMRHETLEAKLMDGGMGYDDAHAEALQTHPPGKNYDPDVIDQEPLFGPWWRKMNGLGPR